Proteins from one Anopheles nili chromosome 2, idAnoNiliSN_F5_01, whole genome shotgun sequence genomic window:
- the LOC128721072 gene encoding chromatin assembly factor 1 subunit A — protein MDSEGSELTGDVLRKFSPGSGSRKMKQSRLPFQVLSTATKSPVVEPAETRKRKPSTDELDPGQKAKAGRISEVKENVTAQMVTAEKFAEEMAKKDTSDSTKTEKETVEGKDVGKQNCMSPSARVLERSIDGTGHHTSSDVDSSEEDIYMLCTPNSKIIPSEENNKVRKLTPKQVARRQEHERKQALIQQEKQEKRRKLQEEKEEKAREKEELERQRKKEREEKEEQKRKDREEKEELKRKEREEKEELKRKDREEKEKKRLAEIEQKTEEKRLKEEERRKKEEYKEDERKRRAEEKEAEEKRKQKVAQAFSNFFVRKTTNSGNGVKASDDENSVESYLGSVSGTIGITTGQQRFMPFCIKGDMRLAPIVRKVLRSTDRELLEKVLENRIGAASVVSTTNLYLELLKLNRHRPLKSERTWNIEEEDEENDDIMIVDELNGCHQIEEDPGKKQTFRTKFFLFDENRRPPYHGTWRKRSTCIRARRPFAQDTKFFDYEVDSDEEWEEEEPGESLHGSDDDKDIDSEEDYEVDNEFFVPHGHLSDEELHAEGEEGETNDDNSPEAQKIKLKIMQQEFVAEMKKKTAKIKPRLIGCIWANMASNDLNDGNDYHRHSECSAIIWKMLNDRAMLYNPEEPISFTRSSHGNGVEQYDSVTQSPSKETDKTVPKKVKITDDAIRDLIRLIHGNVNNRKFLVQEFHAFWASRQDSVDFSFESIKNKIKELASWGACPFEGPMLGKMCWTVAQNVLRLYDLTDLNLPNNWKYSLEKNKKVNSDKKMTTKQQGDLLQTSPLKRMANEESNRATFAGSGSCLSNNIVKFTRVLSKEEQLKGFGKVENITKNAQDKKIVTQHMKADKSKGKDIMISSLKGSVSSGNPVTNQKSKKRVNLLMSVPRGQAINLTAKNYLISQFLDKSNAMRSTSISMVETNNDACNEVIEIN, from the exons ATGGATTCTGAGGGATCGGAGCTAACCGGAGATGTTCTGAGGAAATTTTCACCTGGATCTGGCAGTcgcaaaatgaagcaaagcCGATTGCCGTTTCAAGTTTTGTCTACAGCGACCAAGAGCCCCGTAGTAGAGCCTGCAGAGACACGCAAGCGTAAGCCATCAACAGACGAATTAGATCCTGGACAAAAAGCAAAGGCGGGGCGTATTTCAGAAGTAAAAGAGAATGTAACAGCGCAAATGGTGACAGCGGAAAAGTTTGCTGAAGAAATGGCCAAAAAAGATACCTCCGATTCAA caaaaacagaaaaagaaacggtGGAGGGGAAAGATGTTGGAAAACAGAACTGTATGTCACCGTCTGCTAGAGTACTAGAGCGTAGCATTGACGGTACTGGACATCACACCTCTTCCGATGTTGATTCTAGTGAGGAGGATATTTACATGCTTTGCACTCCTAATTCAAAAATCATTCCAAGTGAAGAGAATAATAAAGTACGAAAACTGACTCCAAAACAGGTTGCACGACGCCAAGAGCATGAACGAAAGCAGGCACTTATACAACaagaaaagcaggaaaaacgccGCAAAttgcaggaagaaaaagaagaaaaggctAGAGAAAAGGAAGAACTGGAACGGCAGCGCAAGAaagaacgagaagaaaaagaagaacaaaagcgGAAagatagagaagaaaaagaagagctaAAACGTAAAGagcgcgaagaaaaagaagaactgAAACGCAAAGATCGTGaggaaaaggagaagaaacgtCTGGCAGAAATAGAGCAAAAAACTGAGGAAAAAAGACTAAAGGAAGAAGAAcgtcgaaaaaaagaagaatacaAAGAAGATGAACGAAAACGTAGAGCAGAagagaaggaagcggaagaaaaacggaagcaaaaggTGGCACAGGCGTTTTCAAACTTTTTCGTACGAAAAACAACGAATAGTGGGAATGGAGTGAAAGCTTCGGATGATGAAAATTCAGTCGAATCTTATTTGGGAAGCGTTTCTGGAACAATAGGAATAACCACAGGTCAGCAGAGATTCATGCCTTTCTGTATTAAAGGAGACATGAGATTAGCACCGATTGTACGCAAGGTATTACGATCAACGGATAGAGAACTTTTAGAGAAAGTATTGGAAAACCGTATTGGAGCGGCATCAGTAGTTTCGACAACCAATCTTTATCTAGAATTATTAAAACTAAACCGTCATAGGCCTTTAAAATCGGAACGCACTTGGAACATCGAGGAAGAAGACGAGGAAAATGACGATATAATGATCGTTG ATGAATTAAATGGATGTCATCAGATCGAAGAAGATCCTGGTAAGAAGCAAACATTCAGAACAAAATTTTTCCTGTTTGACGAAAATCGACGTCCTCCGTACCATGGAACATGGCGCAAGCGGAGCACTTGCATCAGAGCTCGCCGCCCTTTTGCTCAAGACACG AAATTTTTTGACTATGAAGTTGACTCTGATGAAGAATGGGAGGAAGAAGAACCGGGAGAATCTCTACATGGTAGCGATGACGACAAGGATATCGATTCGGAGGAGGATTACGAAGTCGATAACGAATTTTTCGTCCCGCATGGCCATCTGAGCGATGAAGAACTTCATGCtgaaggagaagaaggagaGACAAATGACGATAACAGCCCGGAagctcaaaaaataaaattaaagatCATGCAACAAGAGTTTGTGgctgaaatgaaaaagaaaacggcaaaaatcaaacccagACTTATTGGTTGCATTTGGGCAAATATGGCAAGCAATGATCTTAACGATGGAAATGATTATCATCGGCATTCAGAATGCTCTGCTATTATATGGAAAATGCTCAACGACCGGGCCATGTTGTATAATCCAGAGGAACCGATCTCGTTTACGCGATCAAGCCATGGAAATGGTGTTGAGCAGTACGATTCGGTCACACAATCGCCAAGTAAGGAAACCGACAAAACTGTcccaaaaaaagtaaaaataacgGATGATGCTATACGTGATTTAATACGATTGATACACGGTAACGTGAACAACCGTAAATTTTTGGTACAAGAATTTCATGCGTTTTGGGCAAGTCGCCAGGATTCTGTAGATTTTAGCTTCGAGAGCATCAAAAACAAGATAAAAGAGCTTGCCAGCTGGGGTGCATGTCCTTTTGAAGGGCCGATGTTAGGAAAAATGTGCTGGACAGTCGCTCAGAACGTGTTGAGATTGTACGATCTAACGGATTTGAACTTGCCGAATAATTGGAAGTATAgcttagaaaaaaataaaaaagttaaTTCGGATAAAAAAATGACAACAAAGCAGCAGGGAGATTTGTTACAAACCAGTCCGTTGAAACGTATGGCTAACGAAGAAAGTAATCGTGCGACCTTCGCAGGCAGCGGATCGTGTTTATCTAATAACATAGTGAAATTTACAAGGGTGTTATCAAAGGAAGAGCAGTTGAAGGGGTTTGGAAAAGTCGAGAATATTACGAAAAACGCACAGGATAAAAAGATAGTAACACAACATATGAAGGCCGATAAAAGCAAGGGTAAAGATATAATGATATCATCGCTTAAAGGTAGTGTATCAAGTGGTAATCCAGTAACGAATCAGAAATCTAAGAAACGTGTCAATCTGTTGATGTCTGTTCCTCGTGGCCAGGCTATTAATCTAACtgcaaaaaattatttaattagtCAATTTTTGGACAAAAGTAATGCTATGCGATCTACTTCTATTTCAATGGTAGAAACAAATAATGATGCATGTAATGAAGTTATCGAGATTAATTGA